One Streptosporangium sp. NBC_01495 DNA window includes the following coding sequences:
- a CDS encoding ATP-binding protein gives MEADVFVGRETELADVSALLERVRHVTLTGPAGVGKTCLALRLARTLEPAFPGGVHVVELSEAPADLDSLAETLAGAIGAHHRPGTPALRTLVDEFLTRRTLLVLDTCDRVVGATGILVGLLLRSVEGLRVLTTSRQRLGLPGEHLYPVGGLPDTDAVRLITALAGDRFGDVDPVELCRRLDNLPLAIRLAVADDTPGGPGTLDELAAALDGRPISTAGLAAFDGHVTSPDELAAALEGRTIPAAEREIHAERAGATPRGQAAAPRRHSSMRVALGWSHELCTPQERLLWARASVFAGTFDIEAAEEVCAGGALAVKDVLDGLLGLLDKSVLVREEGEGGVRYRLLNTVREFGVVWLDRLGETDEIQRRHRDHFLALSARAEMSWQGRQLEWYRRLVLECGNMRGAIEYCYSRPPEYRRGLDLVGNLWFLWACCGMQAPGDDLLQRGLDLDHTPSPERVKALWVHAWVSIQRGDLERAERILTECAAEDADGYATAYVSQFQAHLAVVRGDVVEALRLIKNARVRHRSTGNVFPGFLPTYTVVATAMMLADHHDQAVSVLREGHELCESCGDYWTLIRLDLLLAQAEHSLGNTAAAIESACGSLRGARLFGDSISLMEALEVFVVIAEARADDTFAATMFGASRAAWRSADVPPSRSPMIATQLRAAELRLRGRMGRAEFDRLEARGGSISLRDAVEHALQGDLS, from the coding sequence ATGGAAGCAGACGTCTTCGTCGGCAGGGAAACAGAACTCGCCGACGTGTCCGCGCTGCTCGAAAGGGTCCGGCACGTCACGCTGACCGGCCCCGCCGGGGTCGGGAAGACCTGCCTCGCCCTGCGGCTGGCCCGCACCCTCGAACCCGCGTTCCCCGGCGGCGTCCACGTCGTGGAGCTGTCGGAGGCGCCCGCCGACCTCGACTCCCTGGCCGAGACGCTCGCCGGCGCGATCGGCGCCCACCACAGGCCGGGCACCCCCGCGCTGCGGACCCTGGTCGACGAGTTCCTCACGCGCCGGACCCTGCTCGTCCTCGACACCTGCGACCGCGTCGTCGGCGCCACGGGCATTCTGGTCGGCCTGCTGCTGCGCTCGGTCGAGGGACTGCGCGTCCTGACCACCAGCAGGCAGCGGCTGGGCCTGCCCGGAGAGCACCTCTACCCGGTCGGCGGCCTGCCCGACACCGACGCCGTCCGTCTGATCACCGCCCTCGCCGGTGACAGGTTCGGCGACGTCGACCCGGTCGAGCTCTGCAGGCGCCTCGACAACCTGCCGCTGGCGATCCGGCTCGCCGTGGCCGACGACACCCCCGGAGGCCCCGGCACCCTCGACGAACTCGCCGCCGCCCTCGACGGCCGCCCGATCTCCACCGCCGGGCTCGCCGCCTTCGACGGCCACGTGACCTCCCCCGACGAGCTCGCGGCCGCCCTCGAAGGCCGTACGATCCCCGCGGCCGAGCGCGAGATCCACGCAGAGAGGGCCGGCGCCACCCCGCGCGGGCAGGCCGCCGCTCCCCGGCGGCACAGCTCCATGCGCGTCGCCCTCGGCTGGAGCCACGAACTCTGCACCCCGCAGGAGCGCCTCCTGTGGGCGCGGGCCTCGGTCTTCGCCGGCACCTTCGACATCGAGGCCGCCGAGGAGGTCTGCGCCGGCGGCGCCCTCGCCGTCAAGGACGTCCTCGACGGGCTGCTCGGCCTGCTCGACAAGTCCGTCCTTGTCCGCGAGGAGGGCGAGGGCGGGGTCCGTTACCGCCTGCTCAACACCGTCCGCGAGTTCGGCGTGGTCTGGCTCGACCGGCTCGGCGAGACCGACGAGATCCAGCGCCGCCACCGCGACCACTTCCTCGCCCTGTCCGCCCGCGCCGAGATGAGCTGGCAGGGTCGCCAACTTGAGTGGTACCGCAGGCTGGTCCTCGAATGCGGCAACATGCGCGGCGCCATCGAATACTGCTACTCCCGGCCGCCCGAATACCGCAGGGGCCTCGACCTGGTCGGCAACCTGTGGTTCCTGTGGGCGTGCTGCGGCATGCAGGCACCCGGCGACGACCTCCTCCAGCGCGGCCTCGACCTCGATCACACCCCCAGCCCCGAGCGGGTCAAGGCCCTGTGGGTGCACGCCTGGGTCTCGATCCAGCGCGGCGACCTCGAACGCGCCGAGCGCATCCTCACCGAATGCGCCGCCGAGGACGCCGACGGCTACGCCACGGCCTACGTCAGCCAGTTCCAGGCCCACCTGGCCGTCGTCAGGGGCGACGTGGTCGAGGCCCTGCGGCTCATCAAGAACGCCCGGGTACGCCACCGCTCCACCGGCAACGTCTTCCCCGGCTTCCTGCCCACCTACACCGTGGTCGCCACCGCCATGATGCTCGCCGACCACCACGACCAGGCCGTCTCCGTCCTGCGCGAGGGACACGAGCTCTGCGAGTCCTGCGGCGACTACTGGACCCTCATCCGCCTCGACCTCCTCCTGGCCCAGGCCGAGCACTCCCTCGGCAACACCGCCGCCGCCATCGAGTCCGCCTGCGGCTCCCTGCGCGGGGCCCGCCTGTTCGGCGACAGCATCTCCCTCATGGAGGCGCTGGAGGTGTTCGTCGTGATCGCCGAGGCGCGCGCCGACGACACCTTCGCCGCCACCATGTTCGGGGCGTCCCGCGCCGCGTGGAGGAGCGCCGATGTCCCGCCCAGCCGCTCACCCATGATCGCGACCCAGCTCCGCGCGGCCGAGTTGAGGCTGCGCGGGCGCATGGGCAGGGCGGAGTTCGACCGGCTGGAGGCGCGAGGAGGTTCGATCAGCCTGCGCGACGCCGTGGAACACGCACTTCAGGGGGACCTTTCTTGA
- a CDS encoding PASTA domain-containing protein → MRLEQELSEAMGEHVASVRAPATMGTAIRRRHRARRIRVRTAGAALVTAAVAAAVPSYVALNAGSQPATGGPAASAAQQGSDARAGVVPRVKVPSVLKLTVAEARAILEEARFAVTVEGGTDGAEGTEGTEGESLVVTQTPPPGESAAQGSTVRLVTAGEFSPSPTSSPDSGLRKAPMPQDLGDLGDGRAFGGVRFGYLPEELVWGKWSVKNAFGTTSYSTSWRRSDVEDGAYAIQAMVFRGDAAAQMSKRMKNYGRQGAELLKVGGRNAYLAPMEAFRIEEGRTLTLVWAVRKGLVVQVMMSPGYEKELGDRAKPEIRKVAEGVAPTG, encoded by the coding sequence ATGAGGCTGGAGCAGGAGCTGTCCGAGGCCATGGGGGAGCACGTCGCGAGCGTGCGGGCGCCCGCCACGATGGGTACGGCGATTCGCCGCCGCCACCGCGCCCGGCGGATCCGGGTCCGCACCGCGGGCGCCGCCCTGGTCACCGCCGCCGTCGCCGCGGCCGTGCCCTCGTACGTGGCGCTGAACGCGGGCTCGCAGCCCGCCACGGGTGGCCCGGCGGCATCGGCGGCACAGCAGGGCTCCGACGCCAGGGCCGGGGTCGTTCCGCGGGTGAAGGTGCCGTCCGTCCTCAAGCTGACCGTGGCCGAGGCCAGGGCGATCCTGGAGGAGGCGCGGTTCGCGGTGACCGTCGAGGGCGGTACGGACGGCGCTGAGGGCACTGAGGGCACTGAGGGCGAGAGCCTGGTGGTCACGCAGACGCCCCCCCCGGGGGAGAGCGCCGCCCAGGGATCCACGGTGAGGCTGGTGACGGCCGGCGAGTTCTCCCCGTCCCCGACGTCCTCGCCCGACAGCGGCCTCCGGAAGGCCCCCATGCCGCAGGACCTCGGCGACCTGGGAGACGGGCGCGCGTTCGGCGGTGTCAGGTTCGGCTACCTGCCCGAGGAACTGGTGTGGGGGAAATGGTCGGTGAAGAATGCTTTCGGAACGACCAGCTACTCCACCTCGTGGCGGCGGTCCGACGTGGAGGATGGGGCCTACGCCATCCAGGCCATGGTCTTCAGGGGCGACGCCGCCGCGCAGATGTCCAAGCGGATGAAGAACTACGGCAGGCAGGGCGCCGAGTTACTCAAGGTCGGCGGCCGGAACGCCTATCTCGCCCCCATGGAGGCCTTCCGGATCGAGGAGGGTCGTACGCTCACGCTCGTCTGGGCGGTGCGCAAGGGGCTCGTCGTCCAGGTCATGATGAGCCCGGGCTACGAGAAGGAACTCGGTGACAGGGCCAAGCCCGAGATCAGAAAGGTCGCCGAGGGAGTCGCCCCCACCGGGTGA
- a CDS encoding SigE family RNA polymerase sigma factor, whose protein sequence is MTEEDEAAFDEFLAARSTALLRTAILVCGASSHDAEDLVQNALEKIYRHWSRVRHDNPESYARRIVVNAAISASRRRRVIQEITFARPPDTPVDAPDVDLRDALLAELRRLPARMRAVLVLRYWEDLSETETAALMGCSAGTVKSQAARGLARIRERMGTLEGVMG, encoded by the coding sequence ATGACGGAAGAAGACGAGGCGGCCTTCGACGAGTTCCTGGCCGCACGAAGTACGGCGTTGCTGCGCACCGCGATCCTGGTCTGCGGCGCGTCGTCGCACGACGCCGAGGACCTGGTCCAGAACGCGCTGGAGAAGATCTACCGGCACTGGAGCCGTGTCCGGCACGACAATCCCGAGTCCTACGCCCGCAGGATCGTGGTCAACGCCGCGATCAGCGCCTCCCGGCGTCGCAGGGTGATCCAGGAGATCACCTTCGCCCGCCCTCCCGACACCCCGGTCGACGCGCCGGACGTGGACCTGCGGGACGCGCTGCTGGCGGAACTGCGCAGGCTGCCCGCGCGGATGCGCGCGGTGCTGGTGCTGCGCTACTGGGAGGACCTGTCGGAGACCGAGACCGCCGCGCTGATGGGCTGCTCGGCGGGGACCGTGAAGAGCCAGGCCGCACGGGGGCTGGCCAGGATTCGTGAGCGAATGGGCACGCTGGAAGGAGTGATGGGATGA
- a CDS encoding adenosine deaminase: MPRPLSELPKAHLHLHFTGSMRHSTLVELAREHGLHLPDALEEDWPPRLRATDERGWFRFQRLYDIARSVLQRESDVYRLLREAAEDEAAEGSGWLEIQIDPSGYASKFGGLTSAMELMLDAARRAADHAGIGIAVVVAANRTRHPLDAKTLARLATHYMDQGVVGFGLSNDERRGRARDFDGAFRLAKRAGLLAVPHGGELLGAASVAECVDVLDADRVGHGVRAAESPRLMERLAARGITCEVCPTSNVGLGVAERAEDVPLRRLFEAGVPIALGADDPLLFGARLLPQYELARQVYGFSDPELAELARQSVRASAAPDDVRKELLQGIDDWLASAG; the protein is encoded by the coding sequence ATGCCACGTCCCCTCAGCGAACTGCCCAAGGCTCACCTGCACCTGCACTTCACCGGCTCCATGCGGCACTCGACCCTCGTCGAGCTCGCCCGCGAGCACGGGTTACACCTTCCCGACGCGCTCGAGGAGGACTGGCCGCCCCGGCTGCGCGCGACCGACGAGCGGGGCTGGTTCCGCTTCCAGCGGCTGTACGACATCGCGCGCTCGGTGCTGCAGCGGGAGAGCGACGTCTACCGGCTGCTGCGCGAGGCCGCCGAGGACGAGGCCGCCGAGGGGTCGGGCTGGCTGGAGATCCAGATCGACCCGTCCGGGTACGCGTCGAAGTTCGGCGGGCTCACCTCGGCCATGGAGCTGATGCTCGACGCGGCGCGCAGGGCGGCGGACCACGCGGGGATAGGGATCGCGGTCGTGGTGGCCGCCAACCGCACCCGGCACCCCCTCGACGCCAAAACGCTCGCCCGCCTCGCCACGCACTACATGGACCAGGGCGTGGTGGGGTTCGGGCTCTCCAACGACGAGCGGCGCGGCCGGGCCCGCGACTTCGACGGGGCCTTCCGGCTGGCCAAGCGTGCCGGGCTGCTGGCGGTGCCGCACGGCGGGGAGCTGCTGGGCGCGGCCAGCGTGGCCGAGTGCGTCGACGTGCTGGACGCCGACCGGGTCGGGCACGGGGTGCGGGCGGCCGAGTCGCCGAGGCTCATGGAGCGCCTCGCGGCGCGGGGAATCACATGCGAGGTCTGCCCGACGTCCAACGTCGGCCTCGGGGTGGCCGAGCGCGCCGAGGACGTACCGTTGCGGCGCCTGTTCGAGGCGGGGGTGCCGATCGCGCTGGGCGCCGACGACCCGCTGCTCTTCGGCGCCAGGCTGCTGCCCCAGTACGAGCTCGCCAGGCAGGTGTACGGCTTCTCCGACCCGGAGCTGGCCGAGCTGGCCCGCCAGTCGGTACGGGCGTCGGCGGCTCCGGACGATGTGCGCAAGGAGCTCCTCCAGGGGATCGACGACTGGCTGGCGTCGGCGGGCTGA
- a CDS encoding RNA polymerase sigma factor: MESLTTSAKEPPTDDDEAITRSLAGDLDAYEVLVARYSVLAHRTAAMLGAADEAEDVVQEAFVKAYRHLGSFRRDAHFRPWLLRIVANETHNLTRSRGRRDRLTARLTEAVPTPGEGPEEASVATDRRARLLDAVRTLPERERETVVCRYFLQLSEAETAQVLDLPVGTVKSRTSRGLARLREEVARDLI, from the coding sequence GTGGAATCTCTCACGACATCCGCGAAGGAGCCCCCGACGGACGACGACGAGGCGATCACCCGATCGCTCGCCGGTGACCTGGACGCCTATGAGGTGCTGGTCGCCCGCTACAGCGTGCTCGCGCACCGCACCGCGGCCATGCTCGGGGCCGCCGACGAGGCCGAGGACGTGGTCCAGGAGGCGTTCGTCAAGGCGTACCGCCACCTGGGCTCCTTCCGCAGGGACGCGCACTTCCGCCCCTGGCTGCTGCGGATCGTGGCCAACGAGACGCACAACCTGACCCGCTCCCGTGGGCGCCGCGACAGGCTGACCGCGCGGCTCACCGAGGCCGTTCCCACACCGGGCGAGGGACCCGAGGAGGCGTCCGTCGCGACCGACCGGCGGGCGCGGCTCCTCGACGCGGTGCGTACGCTGCCCGAACGGGAACGCGAGACCGTGGTCTGCCGGTATTTCCTGCAGCTGTCGGAGGCCGAGACCGCCCAGGTGCTCGACCTTCCCGTCGGTACCGTCAAGTCGCGGACCTCCCGCGGCCTGGCCCGTCTGCGCGAGGAGGTGGCCCGTGACCTCATCTGA
- a CDS encoding ATP-binding protein, which produces MEQTQWWRGNLPAETNGLIGREGEVRRLLKLLADTPLTTVTGVGGIGKSRIAVRAARECQEHHPDGTWLVELSGERNGDLLAHTVAAVLGLPERSARSQTGTLVEFLASRRLLLILDACEYLLPACRDLVAEILAAAPGVRIIATSHRPLGLPQEALLPVEPLEAPAPRGRRTRDAAPEGTGTRDAEENDALRLFLDRAGTVVPGLETTEAGMAAAARICRRLDGVPLAVELAAGWLGSLPLERLADHLEDRFEVPSGWTPTPRHRIVRAAIGRSHELCDPGERLLWARLSVFAGGFDTAAAEWVCGDEQLGDVPGLLASLAKRFLLIPVPGGYRQPATVRDYGRERLALLGDGARLAQRHRYHYLDLARRAEADWYGPGQEEWAARLAFSMTDLRLALDPASPTSVELAGTLWILWFCLGRLNEGRYHMARAIEAAPVTDPGLPRLLWADGCVAIAQGELEVGRRRAEAALSAALDWGDYAAAGHAQLRLACSSLRSGALEDVEPCVELVREYFRRAEAATVSEPLALVTAATAVTWRGEFHRAVSVLKEVQRLCDARGERWARACGDYVLSIAQLGLGRVAEAAEAARQSLDVKWRLRDATGVALAVDQLAVIAAVEGDGRRTARLQGVGVRLWATFGLKGFGSGGMSEPRTVAERTARQLLGDETYDAAFAEGYEADPDAAVAYALH; this is translated from the coding sequence ATGGAACAGACCCAGTGGTGGCGCGGGAACCTGCCCGCGGAGACGAACGGCCTCATCGGCAGGGAAGGCGAGGTGCGACGGCTGCTGAAGCTCCTGGCCGACACGCCGCTGACCACGGTCACCGGTGTCGGCGGCATCGGCAAGTCACGAATCGCGGTCAGGGCCGCGCGGGAGTGCCAGGAGCACCACCCGGACGGCACCTGGCTGGTGGAGCTCTCCGGCGAGCGCAACGGCGATCTGCTCGCCCACACGGTCGCGGCCGTCCTCGGGCTCCCGGAGCGGTCCGCGCGGTCGCAGACCGGGACGCTCGTCGAGTTCCTCGCGAGCAGGAGACTCCTGCTGATCCTCGACGCCTGCGAGTACCTCCTGCCCGCCTGCCGCGACCTCGTCGCGGAGATCCTGGCGGCGGCGCCCGGCGTACGGATCATCGCGACCTCCCACCGGCCGCTCGGGTTGCCGCAGGAGGCGCTGCTCCCCGTCGAGCCCCTCGAGGCACCCGCCCCGAGGGGCCGGCGGACGAGGGACGCGGCCCCGGAGGGTACGGGGACGCGAGACGCGGAGGAGAACGACGCGCTGCGGCTCTTCCTCGACCGGGCCGGGACCGTGGTGCCCGGCCTGGAGACGACCGAGGCCGGTATGGCGGCCGCGGCCAGGATCTGCCGTCGGCTGGACGGCGTACCGCTCGCCGTCGAGCTGGCCGCCGGATGGCTGGGGTCCCTGCCGCTGGAGCGGCTCGCCGACCACCTGGAGGACCGCTTCGAGGTCCCCTCCGGCTGGACACCGACTCCCCGCCACCGGATCGTGCGCGCCGCGATCGGCCGGAGCCACGAGCTGTGCGACCCGGGGGAGCGCCTGCTCTGGGCCAGGCTCTCGGTTTTCGCGGGAGGCTTCGACACGGCCGCCGCCGAGTGGGTGTGCGGCGACGAGCAGCTGGGCGACGTACCGGGCCTGCTGGCGAGCCTGGCGAAGAGGTTTCTCCTGATCCCCGTGCCCGGCGGCTACCGGCAGCCCGCCACGGTCAGGGACTACGGCAGGGAGCGGCTCGCCCTGCTCGGCGACGGGGCCCGGCTGGCGCAGCGGCACCGCTACCACTACCTCGACCTGGCACGCAGGGCCGAGGCCGACTGGTACGGCCCGGGGCAGGAGGAGTGGGCCGCCAGGCTCGCCTTCTCCATGACCGACCTCCGCCTCGCCCTCGACCCCGCCTCCCCGACGTCCGTCGAGCTCGCGGGAACGCTCTGGATCCTCTGGTTCTGCCTGGGCCGGCTGAACGAGGGCCGCTACCACATGGCGCGGGCGATCGAGGCGGCCCCCGTCACCGATCCCGGGCTGCCCAGGCTCCTGTGGGCCGACGGCTGCGTGGCGATCGCGCAGGGAGAGCTGGAGGTGGGCCGGCGCCGGGCGGAGGCGGCACTGTCCGCGGCCCTCGACTGGGGTGACTACGCGGCGGCCGGGCACGCCCAGCTCCGGCTGGCCTGCAGTTCCCTGCGCTCCGGCGCCCTGGAGGACGTCGAACCCTGCGTGGAGCTCGTACGCGAGTACTTCCGCCGCGCCGAGGCCGCCACCGTCAGCGAACCCCTCGCCCTGGTGACCGCGGCGACGGCGGTCACCTGGCGCGGCGAGTTCCACAGGGCCGTCTCCGTGCTCAAGGAGGTGCAGCGGCTCTGCGACGCGCGCGGCGAGCGCTGGGCCCGCGCCTGCGGCGACTACGTCCTGTCCATCGCCCAGCTGGGCCTCGGCCGGGTGGCCGAGGCCGCGGAGGCCGCCCGGCAGTCGCTCGACGTCAAGTGGCGCCTGCGCGACGCCACCGGCGTGGCACTGGCGGTCGACCAGCTCGCGGTGATCGCCGCGGTCGAGGGCGACGGTCGCCGCACGGCCAGGCTCCAGGGGGTGGGGGTACGGCTGTGGGCCACCTTCGGGCTCAAGGGCTTCGGCTCGGGGGGCATGTCCGAGCCGCGGACCGTCGCCGAGCGGACGGCCAGGCAGCTGCTCGGCGACGAGACCTACGACGCGGCCTTCGCCGAGGGCTACGAGGCCGACCCGGACGCGGCGGTCGCCTACGCCCTCCACTGA
- a CDS encoding class I SAM-dependent methyltransferase, with the protein MQPAAGDEALENHLGGDEAKNYRQYELDMVAPHVGRSMLEIGSGLGHFAEAFLPRLDRLVVSDFDPYCVEQLEKRFEGRDDIDVLQFGLPTEIPIGEKVDTVVMMNVLEHIEDDVEALRSLARVTLPGGRIVIWVPGYMQLYGDFDRKVGHVTRYTPATLRSTVSKAGLDIDVLKPINFLGGIAWWAAVRRGGVGYPDPRLVKIYDRTVVPLTRLIERFVRPPFGQTVFCVARVPK; encoded by the coding sequence GTGCAACCCGCGGCCGGTGACGAGGCCCTGGAGAACCACCTGGGTGGGGACGAGGCCAAGAACTACCGGCAGTACGAGCTCGACATGGTCGCCCCGCACGTGGGCCGGTCCATGCTGGAGATCGGCTCCGGGCTGGGCCACTTCGCCGAGGCCTTCCTGCCCCGCCTCGACCGGCTGGTGGTCAGCGATTTCGACCCCTACTGCGTGGAGCAGCTGGAGAAGCGTTTCGAGGGCCGCGACGACATCGACGTGCTCCAGTTCGGCCTGCCGACCGAGATCCCGATCGGTGAGAAGGTCGACACCGTCGTGATGATGAACGTCCTGGAGCACATCGAGGACGACGTCGAGGCCCTGCGCTCGCTCGCCAGGGTCACCCTCCCCGGCGGCCGGATCGTCATCTGGGTGCCCGGCTACATGCAGCTGTACGGAGACTTCGACCGCAAGGTCGGCCACGTCACCCGCTACACCCCCGCCACCCTGCGCAGCACGGTCTCCAAGGCGGGCCTGGACATCGACGTGCTCAAGCCGATCAACTTCCTGGGCGGCATCGCCTGGTGGGCCGCTGTCCGCCGCGGGGGCGTCGGCTACCCCGATCCCCGCCTGGTCAAGATCTACGACCGTACGGTGGTGCCGCTGACCCGCCTCATCGAGCGCTTCGTCCGCCCGCCGTTCGGGCAGACCGTCTTCTGCGTCGCCCGCGTGCCCAAGTAA
- a CDS encoding response regulator transcription factor, whose product MNERTILVVEDDPNIRDIVEVALRFHGFGVKGVATGGEALAAVEGVPPALIVLDVMLPDVDGFEVCRRIRTAGLHTPVIFLTARDTSTDTVRGLTLGGDDYVTKPFSVEALVARVRAVLRRTTVSDDPGGTLRVADLELDEARWEARRAGVTLDLSPTEFRLLAFLMEHPGLVLTKRQLLEHVWGYGGSSQVVETYISYLRRKLDPLGPPLIHTQRGVGYALRPPQSA is encoded by the coding sequence ATGAATGAGCGCACCATCCTCGTCGTCGAGGACGACCCCAACATCCGTGACATCGTCGAGGTCGCCCTGCGCTTCCACGGCTTCGGGGTGAAGGGCGTGGCGACCGGCGGGGAGGCCCTCGCCGCGGTGGAGGGCGTTCCCCCCGCGCTGATCGTGCTCGACGTGATGCTCCCCGACGTCGACGGCTTCGAGGTGTGCCGGAGGATCAGGACCGCGGGCCTGCACACCCCGGTGATCTTCCTGACGGCCAGGGACACCTCCACCGACACCGTGCGCGGCCTCACCCTGGGCGGCGACGACTACGTCACCAAGCCCTTCTCGGTCGAGGCCCTCGTCGCCCGCGTGCGGGCGGTGCTCCGCAGGACGACCGTCTCCGACGACCCGGGCGGGACGCTCCGGGTGGCGGACCTGGAGCTCGACGAGGCGCGCTGGGAGGCGCGGCGGGCCGGAGTCACACTGGACCTCTCCCCCACCGAGTTCCGGCTGCTCGCCTTCCTGATGGAACATCCCGGCCTGGTCCTGACGAAGCGCCAGCTGCTGGAGCACGTCTGGGGCTACGGGGGTTCGTCGCAGGTCGTCGAGACGTACATCTCCTACCTGCGCCGCAAGCTCGACCCGCTCGGCCCGCCGCTGATCCACACCCAGCGCGGGGTCGGTTACGCGCTGCGCCCGCCCCAGAGCGCCTGA
- a CDS encoding sensor histidine kinase, translated as MSLRARLLAGLLAVSTVLLVMLSIVSVLVLRGHLMERLDGQLRAATATAAKRIVAAPGGQLAQTLTGSTYAVAAMNLTSGRARLVNGDAPAAATVPQLVEALGVARLRAQAESGEAFTLDTVGDQRMIARVAEARQGNRLVVVAVPLESVEAPIRRLVIAELLTGGALILVLALAGRALITRGLSPLARIAGAAYHMAGEGDLSVRMPEGPSEVGRIGTAVNLLLDRIAGAFRDRWASEERVRRFAADASHELRTPLSTIRGYAELYRTGALRAEDMPRIMGRIEDEATRMGDLVSQMLDLARLDRNAGLQPTETDLASVARDVSADCTAIEPESLIVVDAPESLTVIADEARIRQILVNLLANVRAHTPAGTTATVRVERRSHGGALIEVSDDGPGMSAEQVDRAFDRFHRGGERLPDGAGLGLSIVKAITDAHGGGCWITSVPGEGTRVHVELPERPAPAGPAGFAA; from the coding sequence ATGTCGCTCAGGGCACGGCTGCTCGCCGGCCTGCTCGCGGTGAGCACGGTCCTGCTGGTGATGCTGTCCATCGTGAGCGTCCTCGTCCTGCGCGGGCACCTGATGGAAAGGCTCGACGGGCAGCTGCGGGCGGCCACCGCGACCGCCGCCAAGCGGATCGTCGCCGCCCCCGGCGGCCAGCTCGCGCAGACCCTGACCGGGTCCACCTACGCCGTGGCCGCGATGAACCTCACCTCGGGCCGGGCCAGGCTCGTCAACGGGGACGCGCCCGCCGCCGCGACCGTACCGCAGCTGGTGGAGGCGCTCGGTGTCGCCCGGCTGAGGGCCCAGGCCGAGAGCGGGGAGGCGTTCACCCTCGACACGGTGGGCGACCAGCGCATGATCGCACGGGTGGCCGAGGCCAGGCAGGGCAACCGGCTGGTGGTCGTCGCCGTCCCGCTGGAGTCCGTCGAGGCCCCGATCCGCCGGCTCGTCATCGCCGAGCTGCTCACCGGCGGCGCGCTGATCCTGGTGCTGGCGCTCGCGGGCCGCGCCCTGATCACCAGGGGTCTCTCGCCGCTGGCCAGGATCGCCGGGGCGGCGTACCACATGGCCGGGGAGGGCGACCTGTCGGTCCGCATGCCCGAGGGGCCCTCGGAGGTCGGGCGGATCGGCACGGCCGTGAACCTGCTGCTCGACCGGATCGCGGGAGCCTTCAGAGATCGGTGGGCGTCGGAGGAGCGCGTCCGCCGCTTCGCCGCGGACGCCTCGCACGAGCTGCGGACCCCGCTGTCCACCATCCGGGGGTACGCCGAGCTCTACCGGACCGGGGCGCTGCGCGCCGAGGACATGCCCAGGATCATGGGCAGGATCGAGGACGAGGCCACCCGGATGGGTGATCTCGTCAGCCAGATGCTCGACCTCGCCCGGCTGGACAGGAACGCCGGGCTCCAGCCCACGGAGACCGATCTGGCCTCGGTGGCGCGTGACGTGAGCGCGGACTGCACGGCCATCGAGCCGGAGTCGCTGATCGTCGTCGACGCCCCGGAGTCGCTGACCGTCATCGCCGACGAGGCCAGGATCCGGCAGATCCTGGTCAACCTCCTGGCGAACGTGCGGGCGCACACGCCCGCGGGGACCACGGCCACCGTACGGGTCGAGCGGCGGTCACACGGCGGCGCGCTGATCGAGGTCTCCGACGACGGCCCCGGGATGTCCGCCGAGCAGGTGGACAGGGCCTTCGACCGCTTCCACCGGGGCGGGGAGCGGCTGCCCGACGGCGCCGGGCTGGGGCTGTCGATCGTCAAGGCGATCACCGACGCGCACGGGGGCGGCTGCTGGATCACCTCGGTCCCCGGCGAGGGCACCCGCGTTCACGTCGAGCTTCCCGAGCGTCCCGCCCCGGCGGGACCGGCCGGTTTCGCCGCCTGA